ATGAACCTTTATTCCAAGAAACTTTAAAAGAAGCAGGATTAAATCCATATTTATTTGATATGGCAAATATCAGAGATCAATGTTCTTGGGTACACAGGGATAATCCAGTAGCAGCAACAGAAAAAGCAAAAGATTTAGTTGCTATGGCGATTGGAAAAGCAAGAAGATTAGAACCTGTTCACACAACCAGTTTACCAATTCATGCACAAGGATTAGTAATTGGTGGCGGCGTAAGTGGTATGACTGCTGCACTGAGCATAGCATCTCAAGGATATAGCGTTCACTTGGTGGAAAAAACTGGAGAACTAGGTGGGAATGCTAATCATATAGGTTTTAACTATCAAGGTGAACCAGTTAGTGAATACGTACAAACATTAAAAGAAGAAATAATGAATTCTCCTTTAATCCATGTTTATTTAAATGAAAAAATTGCTGATCTCAAAGGTTTTATTGGTAACTTCGAAACGAGTTTAGCAAGTGGAAAAAATATTTCACACGGAATAGTTGTTTTAGCTACAGGTGCTAAAGAATATACACCAACAGAATATGCTTATGGTCAAGACAAAAACATTATGACCTATAGGCAGTTAAAAGAAGCTGTAATGACAAACCCAGAATCTTTAAAAGAAATGAAAAACTTAGTATTAATTAATTGTGTGGGTTCTAGAAATACTGAGCACCCATATTGCAGTAAAATTTGTTGTAACCAAGCTGTACAATTGTCTTTGAAAGCTAAAGAAATAAATCCTGATATAAATGTATTTGTTCTTTATCGTGATATGAGAACTTATGGATATAATGAATCTTTCTACACTGAAGCTAGAAGAAAAGGCGTTATTTTCATTAGATATGAACAGGATCAAGCACCAGAAGTAGTAACTACGCCTCAGGGTATACAGGTTAAGGTAAGAGATATTACTCTTGATCAAGAACTTTTAATCCCAGCAGATACTATTGGTTTAGCTGCAGCAACAGTTGCCGATATGGAAAATTTAGAATTAGCTAAATTCCTTAAGGTACCAATGAATGAAGATGGATTCTTCTTAGAAGCTCATATGAAATTAAGACCAGTTGATTTTAGTACTGATGGAGTATTTCTATGTGGATTAGCTCATAGTCCAAAGCCGATGGCAGAATCTATTATTCAAGGTAAAGCGGCAGCTGCTAGAGCATGTACAGTATTAAATAGGAAAGAAATAACTGCAGGTGGTTTAACAGCTCATGTAAATATTAGTATCTGTAGTGCTTGTGGAACTTGTGTAAGTATTTGTCCAGCTAAAGCAGTCGAGATAGATCCAGAAAAAAATGTTGCTAAGGTAAACGAAGCTCTTTGTAAAGGTTGTGGCGCATGTGCCGCTTCTTGTAGATCACACTCAATTGATGTAAAAGGCTTCAAGAGCTCGCAAATCGTAGCAATGCTTGACGAGATTTGTAATGTGGGGTGAATTAAATGAGTAAAAAAGTAGTTGGATTTTTATGTAACTGGTGTAGTTATGCGGGGGCGGATTTAGCTGGTGTTAGCCGCCTCCAATATCCACCTAGTTTAAGAATAGTTAGAATACCTTGTTCGGGCCGGGTTGATCCTTTGTTCATTTTTACTGCTTTAAAAGCAGCTGATGGTGTATTAGTTGCAGGATGTCATCCTGGAGATTGCCATTACACAAGTGGGAACCTAGTAGCTAGGCGAAAATTTGCTTTAACCAAAAGTTTACTAAATTTTGTAGGCGTTGAAGATGAAAGAGTACAGTTTGACTGGATTTCTGCAGCAGAAGGGCCTCGTTTTGCAGAAACTGCAAATAAAGTAGCAAATAGTATTGAAGAATTGCCCCAATGGGATAGATGGGGGGAGAGCAAATGAGTAGAGCAATTTTTAAATTAAAAGATAAAGCAAAAGAGTTATTAGAAAAAGAAGAGGTTAAACAGGTTATTGGTTTTACAGAAGGAACCTTACCAGGTAAATGTACACCTTTCTTTGCTAAAACAGTAGAAGATGTGGAAAAATTAGTCTGGCAGCAAGGTTGTAATTTGAATTTAGCGAACTATTTAGTAAAAACAAAAGAAAAAGTTGCCATAATCGTAAAAGGCTGTGATAGCAGATCTGTTGTTAATCTTATAAAG
This genomic interval from Desulfonispora thiosulfatigenes DSM 11270 contains the following:
- a CDS encoding hydrogenase iron-sulfur subunit — encoded protein: MSKKVVGFLCNWCSYAGADLAGVSRLQYPPSLRIVRIPCSGRVDPLFIFTALKAADGVLVAGCHPGDCHYTSGNLVARRKFALTKSLLNFVGVEDERVQFDWISAAEGPRFAETANKVANSIEELPQWDRWGESK